Proteins encoded within one genomic window of Gallaecimonas pentaromativorans:
- the flgE gene encoding flagellar hook protein FlgE — MSYNIGLSGLRSTNQALDVISQNIANVSTAGFKAARAEYAALYAGGEAGGVEIAQVSQDFSKDGSKEFTGRNLDMAISGQGFFVTKNAMGQMAYTRAGTFNKDANNFIVSAGGDKLQGYSVDANGALATGVVTDLKVSASNLPAKASTSVAFKANMRADAAVPTNPTFDPTDANSFNYSYTSRVYDSLGTEHTVTQYFVKDSANNWTSHYYMDGAAMGTPATQALSFNTDGTLAAPATPVTLTMAPAGADPMTVTMDYTGTTQYAADFSASYDADGYSSGELAGVRVDDDGSLYAVFTNGKDLLQGQVVLANFANPNGLDKGDSTSWTSTFASGNATLGNPGTGGMGSLTAGAYEGSNVDLTGELVNLMTAQRNYQANAKSISTADKMTQVLFSSW, encoded by the coding sequence ATGAGTTACAACATTGGCCTGAGCGGCCTGCGTTCCACTAACCAGGCGCTGGACGTTATTTCCCAGAACATTGCCAACGTGTCTACCGCCGGTTTCAAGGCGGCCCGTGCCGAATACGCCGCGCTTTACGCCGGTGGTGAAGCAGGCGGCGTGGAAATCGCCCAGGTATCCCAGGATTTCAGCAAGGATGGCTCCAAGGAGTTCACCGGCCGTAACCTGGACATGGCCATCTCCGGCCAGGGCTTTTTCGTCACCAAAAACGCCATGGGCCAAATGGCCTATACCCGCGCCGGTACCTTTAACAAGGACGCCAACAACTTCATTGTCAGTGCCGGCGGCGACAAACTGCAAGGCTACAGCGTGGATGCCAACGGCGCGCTGGCCACCGGTGTCGTAACCGATCTGAAAGTCTCCGCCTCCAACCTGCCGGCCAAAGCCAGCACCTCGGTGGCGTTCAAGGCCAATATGCGCGCTGACGCCGCTGTGCCTACCAACCCCACTTTCGACCCTACCGACGCCAACTCCTTTAACTACTCCTACACCAGCCGGGTGTACGACTCCCTGGGTACCGAGCACACCGTGACCCAGTATTTCGTTAAAGACAGCGCCAACAACTGGACCAGCCATTACTACATGGACGGCGCCGCCATGGGCACCCCCGCTACCCAGGCCCTGAGCTTTAACACCGACGGTACCTTGGCTGCCCCGGCTACCCCCGTGACCCTGACCATGGCCCCGGCCGGTGCCGACCCGATGACCGTGACCATGGATTACACCGGCACCACCCAGTACGCCGCCGATTTTAGCGCCAGCTATGACGCCGACGGTTACAGCTCCGGTGAGCTGGCTGGGGTGCGGGTAGATGACGACGGCTCGCTGTACGCGGTATTCACCAACGGTAAAGATTTGCTGCAAGGGCAGGTGGTACTGGCCAACTTTGCCAACCCCAATGGCCTGGATAAGGGTGACAGCACCTCCTGGACCTCCACTTTTGCCTCCGGCAACGCCACCCTGGGTAACCCTGGTACTGGCGGCATGGGCAGCCTGACTGCCGGCGCCTATGAAGGCTCCAACGTCGATTTGACCGGTGAACTGGTGAACCTGATGACCGCTCAGCGTAACTACCAAGCCAACGCCAAGAGCATCAGCACCGCCGACAAGATGACTCAGGTGCTGTTTAGCTCCTGGTAA
- the flgF gene encoding flagellar basal-body rod protein FlgF → MERYLYTAMGGALHTLTAQRIHANNLANAATTGFRADMESVSAYQVQGAGFASQVLAQEQRPTTDFTPGAMEETGRSLDVAIRGSGFLSVLDANGNEAYTRAGNLNVDADGRLLSDGHEVTGVDGPIQVPDYRSITVGQDGTITVVPVGGNATLQVGQLKLVNPPISGMDKGEDGLFRQQGGAAAADPNVVVESGHLERSNVNAVDEMVNTLSLSRTFEVQIRMMKTADELSSAGSRLIRGS, encoded by the coding sequence ATGGAACGTTACCTCTACACGGCGATGGGCGGTGCCCTGCACACTCTGACGGCTCAGCGGATCCACGCCAACAACCTGGCCAACGCTGCCACCACCGGCTTTCGGGCCGACATGGAGTCGGTGTCGGCCTACCAGGTGCAGGGAGCCGGGTTTGCCTCGCAGGTACTGGCCCAGGAGCAGCGCCCCACCACCGACTTTACCCCCGGTGCCATGGAAGAAACCGGCCGCTCTTTGGACGTGGCTATCCGTGGTAGCGGCTTTTTGTCGGTACTGGATGCCAACGGCAATGAGGCCTACACCCGCGCTGGCAACTTGAACGTGGATGCCGACGGCCGGCTGCTTTCTGACGGCCATGAGGTAACCGGGGTCGACGGCCCCATCCAAGTGCCTGACTACCGCTCTATCACCGTGGGCCAAGACGGCACCATCACCGTGGTGCCGGTAGGGGGCAACGCCACCTTGCAGGTGGGCCAGCTCAAATTGGTCAACCCGCCCATCAGCGGTATGGATAAGGGTGAAGACGGCCTTTTTCGCCAGCAAGGCGGCGCCGCTGCCGCCGACCCCAACGTGGTGGTGGAGTCCGGGCACCTAGAGCGTTCCAACGTCAACGCCGTGGACGAGATGGTGAACACCCTGTCGCTGTCGCGCACCTTCGAGGTGCAGATCCGGATGATGAAAACCGCCGATGAATTGTCTTCCGCCGGCAGCCGCCTAATTCGCGGCTCTTAA
- the flgG gene encoding flagellar basal-body rod protein FlgG, translating into MQAALWVAKTGLAAQDAKMATISNNLANVNTVGFKRDRVAFEDLFYQLERQPGAQQDQQNQLPTGIQVGNGVRIVGTQKVFTEGNFETTGQDLDMAIVGEGFFQIEMPSGEIAYTRNGQFNRNSDGLMVNSDGLPLVPQIQIPENALAISVGTDGTVTAQVAGDAQPQELGQITTVNFTNPAGLEAMGGNLYRETAASGQPQEGVPGDEALGAIKQKTLEGSNVSVVEEMVNMIATQRAYEMNAKVVSSTDQMLKFISQSV; encoded by the coding sequence ATGCAAGCAGCTCTGTGGGTCGCCAAAACCGGTCTTGCCGCGCAAGATGCCAAAATGGCCACCATTTCCAACAACCTGGCCAACGTGAACACCGTCGGTTTTAAACGTGACCGGGTTGCCTTTGAAGACTTGTTCTACCAGCTTGAGCGCCAGCCCGGTGCCCAGCAGGACCAGCAAAACCAGCTGCCTACCGGTATCCAAGTGGGTAACGGGGTGCGCATTGTCGGCACCCAGAAGGTGTTTACCGAAGGTAACTTCGAAACCACCGGCCAGGATCTGGATATGGCCATCGTTGGCGAAGGGTTCTTCCAGATTGAAATGCCGTCCGGCGAGATTGCCTATACCCGCAACGGCCAGTTCAACCGCAACAGTGACGGGCTGATGGTCAACAGCGACGGCCTGCCGCTGGTGCCGCAAATCCAAATTCCCGAAAACGCCCTGGCTATCTCCGTGGGTACCGACGGCACCGTTACCGCCCAAGTGGCTGGTGACGCCCAGCCCCAGGAGCTTGGTCAAATCACCACCGTTAACTTCACCAACCCTGCAGGCCTTGAAGCCATGGGCGGCAACCTGTACCGGGAAACCGCCGCCTCCGGCCAGCCCCAGGAAGGGGTACCTGGTGATGAAGCCCTTGGCGCCATCAAGCAAAAGACCCTGGAAGGCTCCAACGTCTCGGTGGTGGAAGAGATGGTCAACATGATCGCTACCCAACGGGCCTACGAGATGAACGCCAAGGTGGTGTCGTCCACCGATCAGATGCTCAAGTTCATCAGTCAATCTGTGTAA
- the flgH gene encoding flagellar basal body L-ring protein FlgH yields MRALAVLFMLTLAGCQSAHYDIAVPEPGESEWAPTLVENHAEPGEDGSLYSQAQMFTLFQDRRAYRVGDILTIVLDEQTQSSKKADTSLDKKSGIGIAAPVFGNKTLNDASASVDANRNFAGGASASQQNSLTGYITVTVAKVMANGVLAVRGEKWIKLNQGDEFLRLRGLVRVDDIDDKNRISSQRVANAQIAYAGRGSLAESNQPGWLTRFFQSPLFPF; encoded by the coding sequence ATGCGCGCTCTGGCGGTTTTATTCATGCTGACTCTGGCCGGTTGCCAGAGTGCCCATTACGACATTGCCGTGCCCGAGCCGGGGGAATCCGAGTGGGCACCGACCCTGGTGGAAAACCATGCCGAACCGGGGGAAGACGGCAGCCTCTATTCCCAGGCGCAGATGTTTACCCTGTTCCAGGACCGGCGCGCCTACCGGGTGGGGGACATCCTCACCATCGTGCTGGACGAGCAAACCCAGTCCTCCAAGAAGGCCGATACCAGCCTTGATAAGAAATCCGGTATCGGCATTGCCGCACCGGTGTTTGGCAACAAGACCCTTAACGACGCCAGCGCTTCTGTGGATGCCAACCGCAACTTTGCCGGTGGCGCCAGTGCCAGCCAGCAAAACTCTCTGACCGGCTATATCACCGTGACCGTGGCCAAAGTGATGGCCAACGGTGTGCTGGCGGTGCGGGGCGAGAAGTGGATCAAGCTCAACCAGGGCGACGAGTTCTTGCGCCTTCGCGGTTTAGTGCGGGTCGATGACATTGACGACAAAAACCGCATCTCTTCGCAGCGGGTGGCCAATGCCCAAATCGCCTACGCCGGGCGCGGCTCTCTGGCCGAGAGCAACCAGCCCGGCTGGTTGACCCGTTTCTTCCAGAGCCCGCTGTTTCCCTTTTAA
- a CDS encoding flagellar basal body P-ring protein FlgI yields the protein MSRLLCGLLCLLTLTAQAQTQTRPLLDIADVQGLRENQLVGYGLVVGLSGTGDRNQVKFTSQSMTNMLKQFGVQLPANIDPKLKNVAAVAVHANLSSVAGRGQTVDVTVSSIGDAKSLLGGSLLMTPLRGVDGEIYAVAQGNLVVGGVNASGNDGSSVTVNIPTVGLIPNGATIEREVPVAAHAKPQVVLNLKVPNFKTARNVELAINKVFGPKVAAAQNAGRVLVQAPVDNEQRVVFMSMLQDIRVDMGRQRPRVVFNSRTGTVVMGQDVKVHKAAVTHGSLTVTITEDYNVSQPNGGGFRSNNPGRTVVTPDSKVNVDQEHPAMFVWPDGTSLETIVQAVNSLGASPGDIMSILQALDEAGALEGDLVVI from the coding sequence ATGTCTCGTTTGCTGTGTGGGCTGCTGTGCCTGCTGACCCTGACCGCTCAGGCTCAAACTCAAACCCGGCCGCTGCTGGACATCGCCGATGTTCAGGGCCTTCGGGAAAACCAACTGGTGGGCTACGGCTTGGTGGTGGGCCTGTCTGGTACCGGCGATCGCAACCAGGTGAAATTTACCAGCCAGTCCATGACCAACATGCTCAAGCAGTTTGGGGTGCAGTTGCCGGCCAATATCGACCCGAAGCTGAAAAACGTGGCGGCGGTGGCGGTGCATGCCAACCTCTCCAGCGTGGCTGGCCGTGGCCAGACCGTGGATGTAACGGTGTCGTCTATCGGTGATGCCAAAAGCTTGCTGGGCGGCTCTTTGCTGATGACCCCGCTGCGCGGCGTGGACGGTGAGATTTATGCCGTCGCCCAGGGCAACCTGGTGGTGGGCGGCGTTAATGCCAGCGGCAATGACGGCTCCTCGGTAACCGTTAACATTCCTACCGTAGGGCTTATTCCCAACGGCGCCACCATCGAGCGGGAAGTGCCCGTGGCGGCGCACGCCAAACCGCAGGTGGTGCTGAACCTCAAAGTGCCCAATTTCAAGACCGCCCGTAACGTGGAGCTGGCCATCAACAAGGTGTTCGGCCCCAAGGTGGCGGCGGCCCAGAATGCTGGCCGGGTGTTGGTGCAAGCGCCGGTGGATAACGAACAGCGGGTGGTGTTTATGTCCATGCTCCAGGACATTCGCGTCGACATGGGCCGCCAGCGCCCGAGGGTGGTGTTTAACAGCCGCACCGGCACCGTGGTAATGGGCCAGGACGTGAAAGTACACAAGGCCGCCGTGACCCATGGCAGCCTGACCGTGACCATCACCGAAGACTACAACGTCTCCCAGCCCAATGGCGGCGGCTTCCGTTCCAATAACCCAGGCCGTACCGTGGTGACCCCCGATTCCAAGGTCAATGTGGATCAGGAGCACCCGGCCATGTTTGTCTGGCCTGACGGTACCTCCCTGGAAACCATAGTGCAGGCCGTCAACAGCCTGGGGGCCTCTCCTGGCGATATCATGTCCATCCTCCAGGCCCTGGATGAAGCCGGTGCCCTGGAAGGCGACCTGGTGGTGATCTGA
- a CDS encoding rod-binding protein has protein sequence MNSINATDSHFYQDTTSLRNLKGKEGLEAASGEFEAMFLQMVLKEMRQANQALADEDSLFNSRQQQFYQSMADSQMALDMSHKAHIGIADAMTRQLGGKVTDNASEVTAALKNSEASVASGSISTAALRQPLIRTGDGN, from the coding sequence ATGAACAGCATCAACGCAACCGACAGCCATTTCTACCAGGACACCACCAGCCTTCGAAACCTCAAGGGGAAGGAAGGGCTGGAAGCGGCCTCCGGCGAATTTGAAGCCATGTTCCTGCAAATGGTGTTAAAGGAAATGCGCCAGGCCAACCAGGCCCTGGCCGACGAAGACAGCCTCTTTAACAGCCGCCAGCAGCAGTTTTACCAGTCCATGGCCGACAGCCAGATGGCGCTGGATATGTCCCACAAGGCCCATATCGGCATTGCTGATGCCATGACCCGCCAACTGGGGGGCAAGGTCACCGATAACGCCAGCGAGGTAACGGCGGCGTTAAAGAATTCCGAGGCCAGCGTCGCTTCTGGTTCTATAAGCACGGCGGCACTTCGCCAGCCACTGATCCGCACGGGTGACGGTAACTGA
- the flgK gene encoding flagellar hook-associated protein FlgK, which produces MSMLNNGLSGLQASQYSLNVVSQNIANINTPGYSRQEALLSARNGGGFGTSSAGDGVEVSSLRRVSDGYLNAALWRATSQSGYDSQFQTMIGQMESVFGSDELSISNGLDSFFSALSAASSSPQSIAPRQQILATAQALANRFNQLSSNLDVQEKQLDEQADATVTDINTQAQSIAKINQSIIEVKAKGGNTSALEDQRDELVLALSKEVSVKTSNQADGSITLSLAGGQPLVMGSRSATLSRSGDDINLKFVNDSFTLSDVGGSLGANRDYKTGELNDLRTSLNGQAQNLADSINSQLAAGFDLNGNPGTALFSYDPTSPAGSLAVDSSMTPENLAFIGDDGTGNPVGGSGDNSNLGVIVEMKAGFYDDYSKLVGDLAVSSGQAQSLATASDSLRLDAQSKRDSVSGVNQDEEAAKLMQYMQAYQANAKVISTADNVFSTLMGMF; this is translated from the coding sequence ATGAGCATGTTGAATAACGGGCTGTCCGGCCTGCAGGCCTCTCAATACAGCCTCAATGTGGTGAGCCAGAATATCGCCAACATCAACACCCCCGGCTACAGCCGCCAGGAAGCGCTGCTGAGCGCCCGCAATGGTGGCGGTTTTGGCACCAGCAGTGCTGGCGACGGCGTGGAAGTGTCGTCCTTGCGCCGGGTGAGCGACGGTTACCTCAATGCCGCCCTGTGGCGCGCCACCAGCCAAAGCGGCTACGACAGCCAGTTCCAGACCATGATTGGCCAGATGGAATCGGTGTTTGGTAGCGACGAGCTCAGCATCAGCAACGGCCTGGACAGTTTCTTTTCCGCCTTGTCGGCGGCTTCTTCCTCGCCGCAGTCCATTGCGCCGCGCCAGCAAATTCTGGCCACCGCTCAGGCCCTGGCCAACCGTTTTAACCAGTTGTCGAGCAACCTCGATGTGCAGGAAAAGCAGCTCGACGAGCAGGCCGACGCTACCGTGACCGACATCAACACCCAGGCCCAGAGCATCGCCAAGATCAACCAGTCCATTATCGAGGTCAAAGCCAAAGGCGGTAATACCTCGGCGCTGGAAGACCAGCGCGATGAACTGGTGTTGGCCCTTTCCAAGGAAGTGTCGGTAAAGACCAGCAACCAGGCCGATGGCTCCATTACCCTGTCTCTGGCCGGTGGGCAGCCGCTGGTTATGGGTAGCCGCAGCGCCACCCTTAGCCGCAGCGGTGACGACATCAACCTTAAATTCGTCAACGACAGCTTTACCTTAAGCGACGTCGGCGGGTCACTGGGGGCTAACCGCGATTACAAAACCGGTGAGCTTAACGACCTTCGCACCAGCCTAAACGGCCAGGCCCAAAACCTGGCCGACAGCATCAACAGCCAGTTGGCTGCCGGTTTTGACCTAAACGGCAACCCCGGTACGGCGCTGTTTAGCTACGACCCTACAAGCCCTGCCGGCTCGCTGGCTGTCGACAGCAGCATGACCCCGGAAAACCTCGCCTTTATCGGCGACGACGGCACCGGTAACCCGGTTGGCGGCAGCGGCGACAACAGTAACCTTGGGGTTATTGTCGAGATGAAGGCCGGCTTTTACGACGATTACAGCAAACTGGTTGGCGACTTGGCGGTAAGTTCTGGCCAGGCCCAATCCTTGGCTACCGCCAGCGACAGCCTGCGCCTTGATGCCCAAAGCAAGCGCGACTCGGTCAGCGGCGTAAACCAGGACGAAGAAGCGGCCAAGTTGATGCAATACATGCAGGCCTATCAGGCCAATGCCAAGGTGATCAGCACCGCCGATAACGTGTTTTCCACTTTGATGGGGATGTTCTGA
- the flgL gene encoding flagellar hook-associated protein FlgL produces MRVSSGQLNQYVLAGLSRQGDAYATLIQQMSSGNRITKPSDDPLGTVTLLGLNREQSNLDQYGKNIESTSSSLEQAESYLDSSFNVLMRVQDLVLSGNNGSATDADRLAYASELKSLRDNLVDFANAQDGDGHYLMAGSQVDQPPVVDDGSGNLIYQGDGLIRQVQVAKGVSMGANISVEGIYFDAGGSFFQDLDSYITALETPGTDMSTVGGTMTNRVSHTVDTINRNLTDVGGRISSLQSLDTARQDVSLANDKIIGEIKDLDYADAADRANQIQLALTATQKTYSQLSQLSLFDYL; encoded by the coding sequence ATGCGGGTCAGCAGCGGTCAGCTTAATCAATATGTGCTGGCGGGCCTGAGCCGCCAGGGTGATGCCTACGCCACCCTCATTCAACAAATGAGTTCGGGCAACCGCATCACCAAGCCGTCAGACGACCCACTGGGCACCGTGACCCTGCTGGGCCTTAACCGCGAGCAAAGTAACCTCGACCAGTACGGCAAAAACATCGAAAGCACCTCCAGCTCTTTGGAGCAGGCGGAAAGTTACCTCGATTCCAGTTTCAACGTATTGATGCGGGTGCAGGACCTGGTGCTCTCTGGCAACAACGGCTCGGCCACCGATGCCGATCGCCTGGCCTATGCCTCTGAGCTTAAAAGCCTGCGCGACAACCTGGTGGACTTTGCCAATGCCCAGGATGGCGACGGCCATTATCTGATGGCGGGCAGCCAGGTCGACCAGCCGCCGGTGGTGGACGATGGTAGCGGCAACCTCATCTACCAAGGCGATGGCCTTATCCGCCAGGTGCAAGTGGCCAAAGGGGTGTCCATGGGCGCCAATATCTCGGTTGAAGGCATTTACTTTGACGCCGGTGGCAGCTTCTTCCAAGACTTGGACAGCTACATCACCGCTCTGGAAACCCCGGGCACTGACATGAGCACGGTGGGCGGCACCATGACCAACAGGGTCAGCCATACCGTCGACACCATCAACCGCAACCTGACCGATGTAGGCGGCCGTATCAGCAGCTTGCAAAGCCTTGATACCGCTCGCCAGGATGTTAGCCTTGCCAATGACAAAATCATTGGTGAGATCAAAGACCTCGATTATGCTGACGCTGCCGACAGGGCCAACCAAATTCAGCTGGCCCTGACTGCTACCCAGAAAACCTATAGTCAACTGAGTCAACTGAGCCTGTTCGATTATCTCTGA
- the lafA gene encoding lateral flagellin LafA gives MALSIQTNFASLVAQNSLTKNNNMLSTAMQRLGTGLRVNSAADDAAGLQIANRLTAQTRGMAVAQRNSQDAISMLQTADSSLDEASSIVFRMKDLATQAANGTNGTSDISAMDSEYGELKNELTRIMTKTTYGSGQTLLSGGKLDGAVNFQIGASSSETLAFDGSAEIGAITTAQGSLVDLTTSATAEMGSLDTLQDAIGAARAKFGANINRLDHTINNLASISQNTDAAKGRIMDADFASETSNMTKQQLLMQTGVSVLSNANSVTSLVGSLLR, from the coding sequence ATGGCCCTGTCAATCCAGACCAACTTTGCGTCCCTGGTTGCCCAGAACTCGCTGACCAAGAACAACAACATGCTGTCTACCGCCATGCAGCGTCTTGGCACCGGCCTTCGCGTTAACAGCGCTGCCGACGATGCCGCCGGCCTGCAAATTGCCAACCGTCTGACCGCGCAAACCCGCGGCATGGCCGTTGCCCAGCGTAACTCCCAAGACGCCATCAGCATGCTGCAAACTGCTGACAGCTCCTTGGACGAAGCCTCCAGCATCGTTTTTCGTATGAAAGACCTCGCCACTCAAGCGGCTAACGGTACCAACGGTACTTCTGATATCTCCGCCATGGATTCCGAATACGGCGAGCTGAAAAACGAGCTGACCCGTATTATGACCAAAACCACCTACGGTTCCGGTCAAACCCTGCTGTCCGGCGGTAAGTTGGACGGCGCTGTGAACTTCCAGATTGGTGCATCCTCCTCCGAAACCTTGGCCTTTGATGGCTCTGCCGAAATCGGTGCCATCACCACTGCTCAAGGTAGCTTGGTTGACCTGACTACCAGCGCCACTGCGGAAATGGGTAGCCTGGACACCCTGCAGGATGCCATCGGCGCTGCCCGTGCCAAGTTCGGTGCCAACATCAACCGTCTGGACCACACCATCAATAACCTGGCTTCCATCAGTCAGAACACCGACGCAGCTAAAGGCCGCATCATGGATGCCGACTTTGCTTCCGAGACCTCCAACATGACCAAACAGCAGCTGCTGATGCAGACCGGCGTGAGCGTACTGTCCAACGCCAACTCCGTTACCAGCCTGGTTGGCTCTCTGCTGCGCTAA
- the lafA gene encoding lateral flagellin LafA: MALSIQTNFASLVAQNSLTKNNNMLSTAMQRLGTGLRVNSAADDAAGLQIANRLTAQTRGMAVAQRNSQDAISMLQTADSSLDEASSIVFRMKDLATQAANGTNGTSDVAAMSSEYGELSSELTRIMTKTTYGSGQTLLAGGKLGTGAVTFQIGASSTETLSFNASTEITAITGGITTAGTAITGATASTAMDNLDTLQDAIGAARAKFGANINRLDHTINNLSSISQNTDAAKGRIMDADFAAETSNMTKQQLLMQTGVSVLSNANSVTSLVGSLLR, translated from the coding sequence ATGGCTCTGTCAATTCAGACCAACTTTGCGTCCCTGGTTGCCCAGAACTCGCTGACCAAGAACAACAACATGCTGTCTACCGCTATGCAGCGCCTGGGTACTGGCCTGCGCGTCAACAGCGCTGCCGACGATGCCGCCGGCCTGCAAATTGCCAACCGCCTGACCGCGCAAACCCGCGGTATGGCCGTTGCCCAGCGCAACTCCCAAGACGCCATCAGCATGCTGCAAACCGCTGACAGCTCCCTGGACGAAGCCTCCAGCATCGTTTTTCGTATGAAAGACCTCGCTACCCAAGCAGCTAACGGTACCAACGGTACTTCCGACGTAGCCGCCATGAGCTCCGAGTATGGCGAGCTGAGCTCTGAACTGACCCGTATCATGACCAAAACCACCTACGGTTCCGGTCAAACCCTGCTGGCTGGCGGCAAACTGGGTACCGGCGCTGTGACCTTCCAGATCGGTGCTTCCTCCACCGAGACCCTGAGCTTTAACGCCAGTACCGAGATCACTGCCATTACCGGTGGTATCACCACCGCTGGCACTGCCATCACCGGTGCGACCGCTTCCACCGCCATGGACAACCTGGACACTCTGCAGGATGCCATCGGTGCTGCCCGTGCTAAGTTCGGTGCCAACATCAACCGTCTTGACCACACCATCAACAACCTGTCTTCCATCAGCCAGAACACCGACGCTGCTAAAGGCCGCATCATGGATGCCGACTTTGCCGCCGAAACTTCCAACATGACCAAACAACAGCTGCTGATGCAGACCGGCGTGAGCGTACTGTCCAACGCCAACTCCGTCACCAGCCTGGTTGGTTCACTGCTGCGCTAA
- the fliD gene encoding flagellar filament capping protein FliD, whose translation MATVSSSSFDVQSLASQYVQADRAKMDSYFSSQQTYYKNRLSAYNAISTQLTAFQDAVSKLSGSDAFKDYGVTQSDDSYASITADSNAVEGQYQLHVSQLASADQYALDFASETSTVGNSGTLTLALGSDSFSIDMSKLPAGATVADLRNAINGASDNTGIKASLVRTGTSVKLMLTSEKTGADNAMSISTDGDPALSGLDTAIAGKSQLSKAQDAIVQLGADQSLTINSDSNTLDNVIDGLTIDLKKVQTDPSETITFSVGRDMDATKKDLNSFIDAYNTLIDTIKKYTTAADGQSPTLSGDSTSRMLQGQVRTLLNGADLSSMGIKSDRYGKLSLDEDKLGDYLEANPSGLNQILGNKDGLMDKLDTMLDSYVNGSDSVFKTTISSTQANLDRLGDRMDAFDLQMQQQYNRYVSQFTQMQTIVSQMQQTSGLFG comes from the coding sequence ATGGCAACAGTAAGCAGCAGCTCCTTTGACGTGCAAAGTCTCGCTTCTCAGTACGTGCAGGCCGACCGGGCCAAGATGGACTCGTATTTTTCCAGCCAGCAGACCTATTACAAAAACCGGCTCAGTGCCTATAACGCCATTTCCACCCAGTTGACGGCGTTTCAAGATGCGGTATCCAAGCTCTCAGGCAGCGATGCCTTCAAGGATTACGGCGTTACCCAATCTGACGACAGCTATGCCAGCATCACTGCCGATTCCAACGCGGTCGAAGGCCAGTACCAACTGCACGTGTCGCAGCTGGCCAGCGCCGATCAATACGCTTTGGATTTTGCCTCCGAAACCTCCACTGTGGGTAACAGCGGTACTCTGACCCTGGCTCTGGGCAGCGACAGCTTCAGCATTGATATGAGCAAGCTGCCTGCCGGCGCTACCGTGGCTGACCTGCGTAACGCCATCAACGGCGCCAGTGATAACACCGGTATCAAGGCCTCTTTGGTGCGTACCGGCACCAGCGTCAAACTGATGCTGACCAGTGAGAAAACCGGCGCGGACAATGCCATGAGCATCAGCACCGATGGCGATCCGGCCCTTAGCGGCCTGGACACGGCTATTGCCGGCAAGAGCCAGCTCAGCAAAGCGCAAGACGCCATAGTGCAGTTGGGCGCCGACCAGAGCCTGACCATCAACTCGGATTCCAACACTCTGGATAACGTTATTGACGGCCTGACCATCGATTTGAAAAAGGTGCAGACCGACCCGAGCGAGACCATTACCTTCTCGGTGGGCCGCGACATGGACGCCACAAAAAAAGACCTCAACAGTTTCATTGATGCCTACAACACCCTTATCGATACCATCAAGAAGTACACCACCGCCGCTGATGGCCAGTCGCCGACCCTGTCTGGCGACAGCACCTCGCGGATGCTGCAAGGACAGGTCCGTACGCTTCTTAATGGCGCCGACCTCTCATCCATGGGCATCAAGAGTGACCGTTACGGTAAACTGAGCCTCGACGAGGACAAGCTGGGTGATTATTTGGAAGCCAACCCCTCAGGGCTGAACCAGATACTGGGTAACAAAGACGGGCTGATGGACAAGCTCGACACCATGCTCGACAGCTATGTCAATGGCAGTGACTCGGTGTTCAAGACCACCATCTCCAGTACCCAGGCGAACCTGGATAGGCTTGGCGATCGCATGGATGCCTTCGATCTGCAAATGCAGCAGCAATACAACCGCTACGTTTCGCAGTTCACCCAGATGCAGACCATCGTCAGCCAAATGCAGCAGACCTCCGGTTTGTTCGGTTAA
- the fliS gene encoding flagellar export chaperone FliS, translated as MFDDSGFDAYKHTQLDARAASADPHHLVLMLIEGFLDELARVEGHIEAKQFDRKAKSIAKCLDILSGLDTALDREKGGQLAENLHQLYDFCGRRLFEVSVSNDLSGLEVIYKVMGDLKDGWENIAAS; from the coding sequence ATGTTTGATGATTCCGGCTTTGATGCCTACAAGCACACCCAACTGGATGCCAGGGCCGCCTCTGCCGACCCGCACCACCTGGTGCTGATGCTGATTGAGGGCTTTTTAGACGAGCTGGCCCGGGTAGAAGGCCATATCGAAGCCAAACAGTTTGACCGTAAGGCCAAATCCATTGCCAAGTGCCTGGATATCTTAAGTGGCTTGGACACGGCGCTGGACAGGGAAAAAGGCGGCCAATTGGCCGAAAACCTGCACCAGCTTTACGACTTTTGCGGCCGGCGCCTGTTTGAAGTCAGTGTCAGTAACGATTTGTCCGGTTTGGAGGTTATCTACAAGGTGATGGGAGACCTCAAAGACGGATGGGAAAACATTGCGGCCAGCTAG